Below is a window of Dietzia timorensis DNA.
GGGAATCGTGCCGGGCGACCACGTCGTGCTGGCGTTTATCCCCTCCTGCGGCCGTTGCTACTCCTGTGTCAGTGGACATTCGCATCTTTGCGATCTCGGAGCCCACCTCTTCGGAGGAGTGGCGCTCTCGGACGGGACCCACCGGGTCCAAGCGCGTGGCAAAGGCGTAGGGACGATGTGCTTGCTGGGAACCTTCTCCCCGTATGTTGTTGTCCACGAGGACAATGTCATCAAGATCCGTGACGATGTTCCGCTTGATCGGGCCGCGCTCGTAGGGTGTGGCGTCACGACGGGGTGGGGTTCGGCATTTCACACCGCGGGCACCCAGCCCGGAGACACGGTGGCCGTGATTGGCGTCGGCGGAATCGGCATGAACGCAGTACAAGGTGCCCGCCTCGCAGGTGCCAAGAACATCATTGCGATCGACACTGTGGCTTACAAACGAGAGCGCGCCAAGGAGTTCGGCGCAACGCATGTGGCCGCAAGCATGGAGGAAGCCCTGCCCCTTATCGCGGAGCTAACTCGGGGCACCCTGGCGCATCGGGCCATCCTGACCACCAGCGTTGCTGAGGGCGAGCTGGTGGAGCCAGCACTGAAGCTGGTCGGCAAACGGGGAGTGCTGGTTCTGACCTCGAGTGCACCGGGCGATCAAATAAAGGTCGACCTGGATCTGTTAACCCTCACCTTGTACGAGAAGGAAATTCGCGGCGGTCTGTTCGGATCATCGAATCCCCGCATTGATATCCCCCGCCTGCTCGACTGGTATATGGAGGGAGAACTCAAGCTCGACGAACTGGTCACTACTACCTACACCCTCGACCAGGTTAACCAAGGATACAAAGACATGTTGGATGGCAAAAATTTGCGCGGCATCATCACCTACGAAGAGGCTTGAGTTTCATGACCAGCACCACACACCACA
It encodes the following:
- a CDS encoding NDMA-dependent alcohol dehydrogenase yields the protein MKTRGAICWEPGANKGWSVEEIELGDPRPDEVRVKLAASGLCHSDDHIDSGIFVGLEPMVGGHEGAGIVEEVGSAVKGIVPGDHVVLAFIPSCGRCYSCVSGHSHLCDLGAHLFGGVALSDGTHRVQARGKGVGTMCLLGTFSPYVVVHEDNVIKIRDDVPLDRAALVGCGVTTGWGSAFHTAGTQPGDTVAVIGVGGIGMNAVQGARLAGAKNIIAIDTVAYKRERAKEFGATHVAASMEEALPLIAELTRGTLAHRAILTTSVAEGELVEPALKLVGKRGVLVLTSSAPGDQIKVDLDLLTLTLYEKEIRGGLFGSSNPRIDIPRLLDWYMEGELKLDELVTTTYTLDQVNQGYKDMLDGKNLRGIITYEEA